One Salmo trutta chromosome 12, fSalTru1.1, whole genome shotgun sequence genomic region harbors:
- the LOC115204477 gene encoding H(+)/Cl(-) exchange transporter 5 isoform X1 — protein MVRVRYKVVVLFNLFIFVKKKMIAWDQLSMYVATGSCWHSDQTTTTTSAEQRSSQSKSIRRILSMDNTGYCNDSFNSIRSSTSDEDMVEIAGSTLDFSNTEDVPPLDRDYGSGDNPGMEEVNGVPKLMDLLDEPVPGVGTYEDFNTIDWVREKSKDRDRHREITSKSKESTWALVNSVCDAFSGWLLMLLIGLMSGALAGGIDISAHWMTDLKEGVCLNGFWFNHEHCCWTSNETTFQERDKCPQWKSWAELIIGATEGPFAYIMNYLMYVCWALLFSFLAVTLVRAFAPYACGSGIPEIKTILSGFIIRGYLGKWTLVIKTITLVLAVSSGLSLGKEGPLVHVACCCGNILCHLFTKYRKNEAKRREVLSAAAAVGVSVAFGAPIGGVLFSLEEVSYYFPLKTLWRSFFAALVAAFTLRSINPFGNSRLVLFYVEFHTPWHLLELIPFILLGIFGGIWGAFFIRANIAWCRRRKTTWLGHYPVLEVLVVTAVTAVVAFPNSYTRTSTSELISELFNDCGLLDSSKLCNYDNANVTKSSNELPDRPAGNDVYTAMWQLSLALVFKMLITVVTFGMKVPSGLFIPSMAVGAIAGRLLGIGMEQLAYYHHDWAIFRGWCSPGADCITPGLYAMVGAAACLGGVTRMTVSLVVIMFELTGGLEYIVPLMAAAMTSKWVADAIGREGIYEAHIRLNGYPFLEAKEEFSHKTLAMDVMRPRRSDLPLSVVTQDGMTVEDVETMITDTTYSGFPVVVSHESQRLVGFVLRRDLTISIDNARQRQDGIVSTSRVFFTEYTPPQPPNSPPPLKLRGIMDLSPFTVTDHTAMDIVVDIFRKLGLRQCLITHNGRLLGIITKKDILKHVAQIANRDPDSILFN, from the exons ATGGTGAGGGTTCGTTACAAGGTAGTAGTGctctttaatttatttattttcgtgaagaagaagatGATCGCCTGGGATCAGCTCTCAATGTATGTCGCAACAGGAAGTTGTTGGCATTCGgatcagacaacaacaacaacatcagcaGAACAGCGGAGTTCTCAGTCGAAGTCCATCCGACGAA tattaTCGATGGATAACACCGGATATTGCAACGATAGCTTCAATAGCATACGAAGTAGCACAAGTGACGAGGACATGGTGGAGATAGCAGGGTCGACATTAGACTTCTCTAACACGGAGGATGTACCACCCTTGGACCGAGACTATGGTTCTG GGGATAACCCAGGTATGGAGGAGGTGAATGGGGTTCCTAAACTGATGGACCTGCTTGATGAGCCTGTGCCTGGGGTGGGCACCTATGAGGACTTTAACACCATAGACTGGGTGCGGGAGAAGTCCAAAGACCGTGACCGGCACAGAGAG ATTACCAGTAAAAGCAAAGAGTCTACATGGGCACTGGTGAACAGTGTCTGTGATGCTTTCTCTGGATGGCTGCTCATGCTGCTGATTGGACTCATGTCAG GCGCGTTGGCAGGTGGGATTGACATATCAGCCCACTGGATGACAGACCTGAAGGAAGGGGTTTGTCTGAACGGGTTCTGGTTCAACCATGAACACTGCTGTTGGACCTCCAACGAGACCACCTTCCAAGAGAGGGACAAGTGTCCACAGTGGAAAAGCTGGGCTGAGCTCATCATCGGTGCAACAGAG GGTCCCTTTGCGTACATTATGAACTACTTAATGTACGTGTGCTGGGCTCTGCTATTCTCCTTCCTGGCCGTGACACTGGTCAGGGCCTTCGCTCCCTATGCCTGTGGTTCTGGAATCCCAGAG ATCAAAACCATTTTGAGTGGTTTCATCATCCGAGGGTACCTGGGGAAGTGGACCCTGGTGATTAAGACCATCACCCTGGTCCTGGCTGTGTCATCGGGGCTCAGCCTGGGGAAGGAGGGGCCCCTGGTCCACGTGGCCTGCTGCTGTGGCAACATCCTCTGCCACCTCTTCACCAAGTACCGCAAGAATGAGGCCAAGCGcagagag GTTCTGTCTGCCGCTGCAGCAGTTGGTGTGTCTGTGGCTTTTGGGGCCCCCATAGGAGGAGTGCTCTTCAGTCTGGAGGAG GTGAGCTACTACTTCCCTCTGAAGACCCTGTGGCGGTCGTTCTTCGCGGCCCTGGTGGCAGCCTTCACCCTGCGCTCCATCAACCCGTTTGGCAACAGCCGCCTGGTGCTGTTCTACGTGGAGTTCCACACCCCCTGGCACCTCCTGGAGCTCATACCCTTCATCCTCCTGGGCATCTTCGGGGGCATCTGGGGCGCCTTCTTCATCCGTGCCAACATCGCGTGGTGCCGGAGGCGTAAGACCACGTGGCTGGGCCACTACCCGGTCCTGGAGGTTCTGGTTGTCACCGCAGTGACGGCGGTGGTGGCTTTCCCTAACAGCTACACCCGCACCAGCACCAGTGAGCTCATCTCTGAGCTCTTCAACGACTGTGGCCTGCTGGACTCCTCCAAGCTGTGTAACTATGACAACGCCAACGTCACCAAGAGCAGCAATGAGCTGCCGGACCGCCCGGCTGGAAATGACGTTTACACGGCCATGTGGCAGCTGTCCCTGGCCCTGGTCTTTAAGATGCTCATCACAGTGGTTACCTTCGGCATGAAG GTTCCCTCTGGGCTGTTCATACCCAGCATGGCGGTGGGGGCGATCGCAGGCAGGCTGCTGGGTATAGGCATGGAGCAGCTGGCCTACTACCACCATGACTGGGCGATCTTCAGGGGCTGGTGTTCTCCTGGCGCTGACTGCATCACCCCAGGCCTCTATGCCATGGTGGGGGCTGCTGCCTGCTTAG GTGGGGTGACCCGTATGACCGTGTCCCTGGTGGTCATCATGTTCGAGCTGACCGGAGGGCTGGAGTACATCGTGCCCCTGATGGCTGCGGCCATGACCAGTAAGTGGGTGGCGGACGCCATCGGGCGCGAGGGGATCTACGAGGCTCACATCCGCCTCAACGGTTACCCCTTCCTGGAGGCAAAGGAGGAGTTCAGCCATAAGACCCTGGCCATGGACGTGATGCGTCCGCGTCGCAGTGACCTGCCGCTCTCCGTAGTGACCCAGGATGGCATGACGGTAGAGGACGTGGAGACCATGATCACTGACACCACCTACAGCGGCTTCCCCGTGGTGGTCTCCCATGAGTCCCAACGCCTAGTGGGATTCGTGCTGCGAAGGGACCTTACCATCTCCATAG atAATGCCAGACAGCGTCAGGATGGGATAGTGAGCACATCGAGGGTCTTCTTTACAGAGTACACGCCCCCTCAGCCCCCCAACAGCCCCCCTCCTCTGAAGCTCAGAGGCATCATGGACCTTAGCCCCTTCACCGTCACAGACCACACCGCCATGGACATTGTGGTGGACATCTTCAGGAAGCTGGGCCTGCGCCAGTGCCTCATCACACACAATGG CCGCTTGCTGGGTATTATCACAAAGAAGGACATTCTGAAGCACGTGGCTCAGATAGCCAACCGGGACCCAGACTCGATCCTCTTCAACTGA
- the LOC115204477 gene encoding H(+)/Cl(-) exchange transporter 5 isoform X2 produces the protein MDNTGYCNDSFNSIRSSTSDEDMVEIAGSTLDFSNTEDVPPLDRDYGSGDNPGMEEVNGVPKLMDLLDEPVPGVGTYEDFNTIDWVREKSKDRDRHREITSKSKESTWALVNSVCDAFSGWLLMLLIGLMSGALAGGIDISAHWMTDLKEGVCLNGFWFNHEHCCWTSNETTFQERDKCPQWKSWAELIIGATEGPFAYIMNYLMYVCWALLFSFLAVTLVRAFAPYACGSGIPEIKTILSGFIIRGYLGKWTLVIKTITLVLAVSSGLSLGKEGPLVHVACCCGNILCHLFTKYRKNEAKRREVLSAAAAVGVSVAFGAPIGGVLFSLEEVSYYFPLKTLWRSFFAALVAAFTLRSINPFGNSRLVLFYVEFHTPWHLLELIPFILLGIFGGIWGAFFIRANIAWCRRRKTTWLGHYPVLEVLVVTAVTAVVAFPNSYTRTSTSELISELFNDCGLLDSSKLCNYDNANVTKSSNELPDRPAGNDVYTAMWQLSLALVFKMLITVVTFGMKVPSGLFIPSMAVGAIAGRLLGIGMEQLAYYHHDWAIFRGWCSPGADCITPGLYAMVGAAACLGGVTRMTVSLVVIMFELTGGLEYIVPLMAAAMTSKWVADAIGREGIYEAHIRLNGYPFLEAKEEFSHKTLAMDVMRPRRSDLPLSVVTQDGMTVEDVETMITDTTYSGFPVVVSHESQRLVGFVLRRDLTISIDNARQRQDGIVSTSRVFFTEYTPPQPPNSPPPLKLRGIMDLSPFTVTDHTAMDIVVDIFRKLGLRQCLITHNGRLLGIITKKDILKHVAQIANRDPDSILFN, from the exons ATGGATAACACCGGATATTGCAACGATAGCTTCAATAGCATACGAAGTAGCACAAGTGACGAGGACATGGTGGAGATAGCAGGGTCGACATTAGACTTCTCTAACACGGAGGATGTACCACCCTTGGACCGAGACTATGGTTCTG GGGATAACCCAGGTATGGAGGAGGTGAATGGGGTTCCTAAACTGATGGACCTGCTTGATGAGCCTGTGCCTGGGGTGGGCACCTATGAGGACTTTAACACCATAGACTGGGTGCGGGAGAAGTCCAAAGACCGTGACCGGCACAGAGAG ATTACCAGTAAAAGCAAAGAGTCTACATGGGCACTGGTGAACAGTGTCTGTGATGCTTTCTCTGGATGGCTGCTCATGCTGCTGATTGGACTCATGTCAG GCGCGTTGGCAGGTGGGATTGACATATCAGCCCACTGGATGACAGACCTGAAGGAAGGGGTTTGTCTGAACGGGTTCTGGTTCAACCATGAACACTGCTGTTGGACCTCCAACGAGACCACCTTCCAAGAGAGGGACAAGTGTCCACAGTGGAAAAGCTGGGCTGAGCTCATCATCGGTGCAACAGAG GGTCCCTTTGCGTACATTATGAACTACTTAATGTACGTGTGCTGGGCTCTGCTATTCTCCTTCCTGGCCGTGACACTGGTCAGGGCCTTCGCTCCCTATGCCTGTGGTTCTGGAATCCCAGAG ATCAAAACCATTTTGAGTGGTTTCATCATCCGAGGGTACCTGGGGAAGTGGACCCTGGTGATTAAGACCATCACCCTGGTCCTGGCTGTGTCATCGGGGCTCAGCCTGGGGAAGGAGGGGCCCCTGGTCCACGTGGCCTGCTGCTGTGGCAACATCCTCTGCCACCTCTTCACCAAGTACCGCAAGAATGAGGCCAAGCGcagagag GTTCTGTCTGCCGCTGCAGCAGTTGGTGTGTCTGTGGCTTTTGGGGCCCCCATAGGAGGAGTGCTCTTCAGTCTGGAGGAG GTGAGCTACTACTTCCCTCTGAAGACCCTGTGGCGGTCGTTCTTCGCGGCCCTGGTGGCAGCCTTCACCCTGCGCTCCATCAACCCGTTTGGCAACAGCCGCCTGGTGCTGTTCTACGTGGAGTTCCACACCCCCTGGCACCTCCTGGAGCTCATACCCTTCATCCTCCTGGGCATCTTCGGGGGCATCTGGGGCGCCTTCTTCATCCGTGCCAACATCGCGTGGTGCCGGAGGCGTAAGACCACGTGGCTGGGCCACTACCCGGTCCTGGAGGTTCTGGTTGTCACCGCAGTGACGGCGGTGGTGGCTTTCCCTAACAGCTACACCCGCACCAGCACCAGTGAGCTCATCTCTGAGCTCTTCAACGACTGTGGCCTGCTGGACTCCTCCAAGCTGTGTAACTATGACAACGCCAACGTCACCAAGAGCAGCAATGAGCTGCCGGACCGCCCGGCTGGAAATGACGTTTACACGGCCATGTGGCAGCTGTCCCTGGCCCTGGTCTTTAAGATGCTCATCACAGTGGTTACCTTCGGCATGAAG GTTCCCTCTGGGCTGTTCATACCCAGCATGGCGGTGGGGGCGATCGCAGGCAGGCTGCTGGGTATAGGCATGGAGCAGCTGGCCTACTACCACCATGACTGGGCGATCTTCAGGGGCTGGTGTTCTCCTGGCGCTGACTGCATCACCCCAGGCCTCTATGCCATGGTGGGGGCTGCTGCCTGCTTAG GTGGGGTGACCCGTATGACCGTGTCCCTGGTGGTCATCATGTTCGAGCTGACCGGAGGGCTGGAGTACATCGTGCCCCTGATGGCTGCGGCCATGACCAGTAAGTGGGTGGCGGACGCCATCGGGCGCGAGGGGATCTACGAGGCTCACATCCGCCTCAACGGTTACCCCTTCCTGGAGGCAAAGGAGGAGTTCAGCCATAAGACCCTGGCCATGGACGTGATGCGTCCGCGTCGCAGTGACCTGCCGCTCTCCGTAGTGACCCAGGATGGCATGACGGTAGAGGACGTGGAGACCATGATCACTGACACCACCTACAGCGGCTTCCCCGTGGTGGTCTCCCATGAGTCCCAACGCCTAGTGGGATTCGTGCTGCGAAGGGACCTTACCATCTCCATAG atAATGCCAGACAGCGTCAGGATGGGATAGTGAGCACATCGAGGGTCTTCTTTACAGAGTACACGCCCCCTCAGCCCCCCAACAGCCCCCCTCCTCTGAAGCTCAGAGGCATCATGGACCTTAGCCCCTTCACCGTCACAGACCACACCGCCATGGACATTGTGGTGGACATCTTCAGGAAGCTGGGCCTGCGCCAGTGCCTCATCACACACAATGG CCGCTTGCTGGGTATTATCACAAAGAAGGACATTCTGAAGCACGTGGCTCAGATAGCCAACCGGGACCCAGACTCGATCCTCTTCAACTGA